A region of the Anaerohalosphaeraceae bacterium genome:
TTGATCCGACGTGCGGCAGCGGTACGACGGCCTACGTGGCCGAGCAGTGGGGCCGGCGCTGGATTACCTGCGACACCTCGCGGGTGGCGCTGGCCATCGCCCGCCAGCGTCTGATGACCGCCGTCTTCGACTACTATGAACTGGCACATCCGGAAGAAGGCGTCGGAAGCGGCTTTATGTACAAGACTGTGCCGCACGTGACGCTCAAGTCCATCGCCAACAACCCGGAGATTGACGGCATCTACGCCCGCATGCACCCGGCCATCGAAAAGGCACTGGCCGACCTCAACGCCTCGCTAAAGGGGCAAAAAATCAAATTCAAGGTTACATCCGGCGGACGCGAGGGGCATTTTGCGGATTTTGCCGCGCCCGATAATGCCACTTTCACAATGCCCTCTGGTCAAATCGTCAAGGTCAACGAACTCGTGGAGTGGGAAGTGCCGTTCGAGTTCCCTGCCGACTGGCCTGAGTCGGCACGGCCGCCGTTTGAGGCCTTTCACCGGGAACGGCGTGCGATGCAGAAGGCGATGGATGAGGCGATTGCCCGGCATGCTGAGCAGGAAACCCTCTATGACCAGCCGTTTGTGGACCGCAAGCGGGTGCGTGTGAGCGGACCTTTTACCGTAGAAGCCGTACCGGCGCCCGCGGTAAAATCTCCGGATGAGCTGCTGGAGGAAAAACCGCAGCCCGGGGATGTCTCTATCGCTCGAAGCGGGGAGACGCTTCGTCAGGCCGAGTGGCGGGATGAACTCTTACGAACCGGCATTCGCGGCAAGGGGGGGCAATACATTTATTTCAGCCGTCTGGAACCGATGCAGGGGTTCCGCTGGATAGCCGCAGAGGGAGAAACCAAGGGAGAGCCGCCCATGCGTGCGGTGGTTTCTTTCGGACCGGAACATGCCCCGCTGGAACAGCGGCAGGTGGCTCAGGCACTTGAGGAGGCACAGATGCTGGTACCCAAGCCCAAACTGGTGGTTTTTGCGGCGTTCCAGTTCGACCCCGAGGCGGCCAAGGATATTGATGAGACCAACTGGCCGGGAGTTACGCTGCTGAAAGTCCAGATGAATGCAGACCTCTTAACCGACGACCTGAAGAAAAAACGGGCCGGCAATGATTCGTTCTGGCTCATTGGACAGCCGGATGTGGAAATTCGACGAAATCCGGACGGACAATATATTGTCGAAGTGCTCGGTTTTGACTACTACAATACAAAAACCGGTCAGATTGAATCCGGCAGCAAAGACAAAATTGCCCTCTGGATGCTCGATACGGATTATGACGGACGGAGTCTTTATCCGCGTCAGGTCTTCTTTCCCCTGGCTGACGACAACGAAGCGTGGGCGAAGCTGGCCCGCAATCTCAAGGCGGAAATCGACCCCGAGCGCATCCGTGCCTACTGGGGCACCGTGTCGCTGCCCTTTGAACCGGGGGAATACAAGCGTATCGCTGTAAAAATCGTGGATGATCGAGGCATCGAGAGCTTAAAGATACTGGAGGTATAAAGATGGGTAAGACCACGATTGACCGGCTGATCATCAACTCGCCCTACGAAGAACCGCAGCACCACTGGCGCTACGAGCGGCAGACACGTATGTTTGAATTGGCGGACGGGCGGCGGCCGGCGGGCTATGTGACAGCCACACCGGATTCAAAATCTTTTGATGATCCGGGGATTTTTGTGGAAATTCCGCTGGTCAACCAGATTCGCCCGCGTGTGAAACAGTGGCGCCAAGCGGGGTACCCGGGTATCACGAGCATTACCAAACGGCTTCTGGAGCATTGGACGAATCCAGAAAACTTTGAACAGCGGCGTTTTTTCTTCTGTCAGCTGGAAGCGGTAGAGACGCTGATTTGGCTTACCGAGGCCCCTGCCTCGGAACGGACAGGGATTGACATTCCCGGCGACGGCGGAAAGTTTCTGCGGCAGTGCTGCAAAATGGCAACCGGTTCAGGAAAAACCATTGTGATGGCTATGGTAATCGCCTGGCATATTCTAAACAAGGTTGCAAATCCTCAGGATGCACGGTTTTCCAAAAACGTGCTGGTGATTGCGCCCGGACTTACAGTCAAGAAGCGGCTGGAAGTGCTGTATCCTTCGGCAGAACACAATTACTATGAAGCATTTGACATTGTCCCGTCGGCGCTGCTGGAAAAACTTCGTCAGGGTCGTGTGCTCGTGCGCAACTGGCATGCCCTGTCGTGGGAAAGCGAGGAGCAAATCAAGAGAAAAAAGGGGGTGGACAAACGCGGCGCTAAAAGTGACGAGGCCTATACCCGCGAGGTACTTGGAGAAATGGCAAATGCTCACAATCTTCTGGTCATCAATGATGAAGCCCATCATGCCTGGCGTGTGAACCCGGAAGCGACCGGCAAATACCTGCGGCAACGAGACCTAAAAGACAGCGCTGAAGAGGCAACTGTTTGGATCGGCGGGCTTGATCGTCTGCATCGTTCCCGCGGTATTTTGAAATGCTATGACTTTACAGCCACCCCCTTTGCTCCATCAGGAGGCCGCAGCGGAGAAGAAACATTGTTCGGCTGGATTGTCAGCGACTTCGGTCTGAACGACGCCATTGAATCCGGACTGGTCAAAACCCCGCGTGTTGTGGTCCGGGATGATGCTGTGCCTGATGCGCAGACGTATAAATCACGACTCTATCACATTTACAATGACCCTGAAGTCCGAGATGACCTAAGCCGTTCCGCCAAACCTGAAGAGCCGCTGCCTGATTTGGTGCTGAATGCATACTATTTGCTGGGATACGACTGGCGTGAGACGTTGAGGGCCTGGCGGGATGCAGGGCATGAGTTGCCGCCGGTGATGATTAGTGTGTGCAATCGTACCGAAACAGCGGCACGGGTAAAACACGCTTTTGAAACCAGACGAATCCACATTGATGAACTGTGCGATCCGGCCCGTATTCTTCATATCGACTCAAAAGTACTGGAAAAAGCAGAAGCCCAAGAGGAAGCCGCCGTTTCAACCGAGTCTGAAAAAAATCCGGATGAGGAAGAAGAAAGAAAGGAGCCCAAATTAAAGAAGAGTGAACAAGCAGAACTGCTGCGTCGCATGGTCGACTCCGTAGGCAAACCTGGGCAGCCGGGGGAAAAGATTCAGAATGTGATTTCCGTGGGGATGCTGTCGGAAGGGTGGGACACCAAAACTGTCACACACATTATGGGCTTGCGGGCTTTTACCAGCCAGCTTCTCTGTGAACAGGTGGTTGGTCGAGGTCTGCGCCGCACTTCCTACGAAATTAATCCGCAAACGGGCTTATATAATCCGGAATATGTCAACATCTTCGGTGTCCCCTTCACTTTTCTTCCGCACGAAGAGGCACAAGACGGACCGCCCAAGCCGCCTGCTCCTAAAACCGCTGTTTATCCTGATCCTGCAAAAGCACAGTATGAAATTCGCTGGCCGAATGTTGTGCGCATCGAACGGGTTTATCAACCCAAACTGACGCTGGATTGGTCCCATGTACGCCCGCTCGAATTGGATGCAACCAAAACAGCAAAAATTGCCGAATTAGCCCCTATTCTCGAAGGCAAACCGGATGTAACAAATATTGCCCGGATTGAGCTGGAGCGTCTGGCAAAAGAATTTCGCACTCAACGGATTATCTTTGAAACAGCCAGAGACGTGTTTGACCAGATGAAACATACATGGAAAGGCGGGAGAGAAATTTTACTGGCCCAGCTGGTAAAACTTATCGAACAATTTATTCGGTCAGACAGGATTTCTATTTTCCCGCCTCTTTTTAGTCAAGATGATTTGTTCCGCCGTCTGATCATCACATTAAACATGTCCCGTGTTGTTCAGCACATTTGGGATTCTATACGGCAGGAAAATACCGAGCGACTTGTGCCTGTGTTTGACCGCGACCATCCGATTCGCTCTACAGGGGAAATGCGTACCTGGTACACAAGCAAACCCTGTGAAAGAACTTTAAAATCCCATATCAACGTGTGCGTTTATGACAGTACATGGGAAGCAACGGATGCATTTGTACTGGACAACAGTGACAAAGTAACGTCCTGGGTCAAAAACGATCATCTTAATTTTGAGATTCTTTATCTTTATAAAGGTATTGTATACAAATACCGCCCAGATTTTCTTATACGACTTGCTGACGGACAGATGCTTGTACTGGAAACAAAAGGAGAAGAATCCGAAAAAGATAAAGTGAAACATCAATATTTAGATGAATGGTGTCAAGCCGTAACCAGCCATGGAGGATTTGGAAGATGGTCATGGTTTGCTGTCAGACGGCCCGGAGAAATCCATGAGATTCTAAATGGTTGAGACCATTTTCTACTCTGTTGCCGTCGCGAAAAAGGGCTTGCAAAGCGAAGCAAATTCACGATACTGGGAAGGAAAGAAAGCAGGAATACAGGAATACAGGAAGACAGGTATACAAGAATACAGGTAGGCAAGGAATCAGGGAAAAATTCGAAATCCGATCCGTCTTCGCTGCGCTTCGACGCGACAAGAAGCAGGAAGACAGGTAATCAGGTGGAAAGGGAAAAAATCCGAAATCCGAAATCCTAAACAAATTCGAAGTACGAAACTCGAAATACGAAACAAATACGAAACACGAAATACGAAATAACAGGAAGACAAGAAGCGATGGCAGCGAAGAGAACGGACAGCGTGGGCAAGCGCGGGCTTTCGATGGCCGCCCGGGCGGTGCATGCGGGGGAGCCGCGAAAGCGGTATGCGGACTCGATCACGACGCCGATTGTGCAGACGTCGACGTTTGTGTTTGCCGACAGCCGGGAGATTGAACGGTACACGCACGGGGGCAAAAAGCGGTACGAATACGGGCGGTACGGGAACCCGACGGCGACGATTGCGGAACGGCGGCTGGCGGATTTGGAGGGGGCCGAGGACTGCGTGGTGTTTTCGTCGGGGATGAGCGCGATTACGACGACGATTCTGTCGCTGGTACAGTCGGGCGACCATATTGTGATTACCGACGACAGCTACAAGAAGACGCTGGAGTTCTGCCGGTCGTACCTGAAGCAGTTCGGGATCGGCTGCACGATTGTGCCGTTCGGGGATTATGGGGCGCTGGAGAAGGCGATTCGGAAGAATACGCGGTTTATCTTTTCGGAGTCGCCGACGAATCCGTATCTGAATATTTTCGATTTGGTGAAGCTGAAGGCGATTGCGCGGCGGCATCGGGTGCTGACGCTGATTGACAGCACGTTTGCGACGCCGCTGAACCAGCGGCCGCTGGAGTTCGGGATTGATTTGGTGCTGCACAGCTGCACGAAGTATCTGGCGGGGCATAATGATATTCTGGCGGGGGCGGTGCTGGGGCGGACGGAGCTGGTGGACAAGATTCGCAACCTGCACAAGTCGATGGGGGGCACGATTGACCCGCACTGCTGCTATCTGCTGCTGCGGGGGCTGAAGACGTTTCCGCTGCGGGTGGCCAAGCAGAACGAGACGGCGCTGAAGGTGGCGCGGTATCTGGAGGGGCATCCGAAGATTCAGCGGGTGTATTATCCGTTTCTGGAGAGCCATCCGCATTATGAGGTGGCCAAAAGCCAGATGAGCGGGGGCGGCGGCGTGGTGACGTTTGAGACGAAGGGGACGCTGCGGTCGGCCAAGCGGTTTCTGGATGCGCTGCGGCTGTGCTATATCGGGCCGAGTCTGGGGGGCGTGGAGACGCTGATTACGCATCCGGCACTGGTCAGCTATTACGACTATTCGCGGAAGGAGCGGTACGAGCTGGGGATAACGGATACGCTGTTTCGGCTGGCGGTGGGAATTGAGGACGCCGAGGATATTATTGCGGACCTGGAGCGCGGGCTGCGGCAGCTGTGAAGAATTTCGGTTGCATATTCGGCGATTTGCCGTACTGTATATCCAAAAGGATAGTTTCCCGATGAGAAAACGGCTTTGCGTGTTTGCTTTCGCGGTTTTTCTGGCCGGGTGCAGCCGCTATCAGGCCGCCCGCATCGCCCAGCCAGCGGGGCCGTATGTGCCGGCGATTTATGCGGCCGCCCAGATTAACGATGCGGAACTTCGCAACGAGGGTCTTCGCAACCTGGCCGCACGAAAGGACTTAACAGAAGGCGAGCTGGATTATCTGGTTTGCCTGCTGGCCGTGCGAAAAGGCACCAGCCCGCAGGTCCGGGATGTCCTGCTGCAGGTACTGAATCATCCGGCGGTGTCCTACCGGATAAAACACCGCATCTCCAGCGTTCTGCCGAACTTAGGGCTTCTGCCGGCCGACCAGAAACAGATTGCGGACGCTTTGGCCCCCGTGCCGACGGAAAGCCAATCCTCCCGGGCGGAAACATCAGCGAATTGACCCAAGTGCCCCCCTGCCGGTGAAAACTGGAGCTGGCGGGAATCGAACCCGCATCCCCGCGATGCGACCGCGGTGTACTCCCATTATACGACAGCCCCTGAACGCAACAGGCCCCGCAGTATATCGGGACCTTTCGAAAAGTGCAATCTTTTTTCCTCCGATTCCCCGGACAAACCTTTGGAAAAAGAGCGGTCCTTGCGATGAGTGGAACCCGACAGCAGGACGCTCCGGTACGGCGGTTTGCCTGGTTCCGCCCTTGTTCCAAAAACTTGTTTCAAAAACTCCAGGTTTCAAAACAGGCAATCTTTTCCAGCGGGACACGGGCAGGACTTTTGAATTCGTCGGCCGGATAGCCCAGCGTCAAAAGCTCTACAACAACAGCGTCCGTGGGTATTTGCAGAATCTTTCGCACCTCGTGGGGCATAAAAGAGCCAATCCAGCAGGTTGCCAGGCCTAATTCGACCGCTTCCAGTGCCATATGCTCGAGGGCAATGGAGACATCGATCGGGGCTACGGGCTGTCCGCACCGCATGATGTAGGAGCTGACGGAACAGGCCGCTATCACCACCGGGGCCTGGGCCACGAAGGCCTGATTGTACGACGCCTGGGCCAGTGCGGTTCGCTTCTGCTGGTCTGTGACAACCACAAACCGCCAGTCCTGCAGATTGCGGGCGGAGGGAGCCAGCCGTGCCGCCTCCAATATCCGCATTAGTTTGTCTTTTTCAACCGGTTTGGGCAAATAAGCCCGACAGGAATACCGATTTTCAATCGCCTTCATCACATCCATTTTTCTGACTCCTCTTTTCTGTAGTTCGGCAGTGTACTGTATCATAATCGGCCTCGGCGGAAAAGGGAGTCTCTTCCGTCAATTTTTTCTTACATAAAATCTTCTTTTGAAGTATCTTATTGCTCCGGACAGAGGAAAAAAGATGGCATTTTTTCTTGTTTCAGGTTTGCTTTTAGGAATTGCTTCCTTCGGGCTGACGGTGATTCTGACTGCTGTCGTTCGGCGGGCGGCCGTCCGGTACGGCTTTGCCGCACACCCTCAGCCGGACCGCTATCACCAATCCGTAATCGCACTCGGAGGCGGCATCGCCCTTTTTGGAACCCTTCTGATTCTGCTGCTTTCGGCGGTCCTTTCCGTGCAGTTCGGCTCGGAATTTATCCGCCGCAGTTTTCCCGCTCTGAGCCCCTATTTGAGAGGGTTTGCGGACAAACAGAGGGATTTGCTTATCGTGCTGGGCTGCGGTCTGGTGCTGCATCTTGTCGGACTCTGGGACGACAAAAAGCGTCTGGGCCCCTTTCTGAAGCTGGCGGTCCAAATCCTGGTCTCCGCCGCTGCGGCTGTTTGGGCAGATATCCGCCTCGAATTCTTTATCCAAAACCGGCTGATTACACTTATCCTGTCTGTGCTGTGGATGGTTTTGTTGATTAACGCCTTCAATTTTCTCGACAATATGGATGGGGTTTCAGCCGGAATTGCCGCCATCGTCTCCGCCGTCCTGCTGGCGGCAGCCGCACGCAGCGGACAGGTCTTTGTCGGAGGGCTGGCGGTGCTGCTGCTGGGAAGTCTGCTGGGCTTCCTGACGTTCAACTTTCCGCCTGCGCGGATTTTTATGGGGGATGCAGGCTCGCTGGTGGTCGGTTTTTTTGTGGCCGTGCTCTCGCTTCGCACAACGTATTACAACCCGGCCCTTGAGCTGCCCCTCAGTGCCGTGTTTATGCCGCTGGTTGTGATGGCCGTTCCTCTTTATGATTTCAGCAGCGTCCTGTTTCTTCGGCTTCGGCAGGGGAAAAACCCCCTCATCGGCGATACGCAGCATTTCTCGCATCGGCTTCGCCGCCGCGGATTGTCCGACCGGCAGGTTGCCCTGACTCTTTATCTGACAACGCTCTGTACATCGGCCGGAGCCGTGGTTCTCCAGAAAACCGACTGGGTGGGTGCGGTTTTGATTTTTCTCCAGACGCTGATGGTGCTCGGCGTCATCGCCGTCCTCGAAAGCAGCGGACAGGCCAATCAGATTTCGTCTAAAGAACCCAAATGAAAAACACCTCAACCTGCGAAAAAACACCGTTTTTGACGGTTTCTGTTTTTTGGGAGAATGCGGCACTGCTGCTGATTCTCGGGGTGCTGGCGCTGCGGTCTGTTTTTATTGAGGTGACCTACTATACCGCTCCGGCCTCTCCCTTTCTGCTGCTGCCGGAGCCGGTCAACAGTCTGCTGATTTCGTTTGTCCTGCTTGCGGTTTTTTTTGTGCATCAGGTCCTGTTTTTTCTTCATCCACCGTCAGGTCAAATCAGCATTCGGCTGACCCTGTGGATCGGTGTTTTCGTTTTGCTGGGTTTTTTTTCGGCCGCCTCCGCCTCCAACAAACGCGATGCGATTACGGAGCTGACAACACTGGCCGCCGCCCTTCTGATTATCCCGACGGTCTCTGAGCTCTTCCGCAAACCTGACCGGATTCTTCTGTTCCTGTGGGTCTTGACGGCCCTGGGCATCACCGCCGTCTATCAGTGTCGGGAGCAGGCCCTCTCCGACAACGAAGCCGTCCTGCGAAATTATGAACAGAATCCGCAAAAAGTCCTGGAGGAAGTGGGGATTGAACCGGGGACGCTGAAGCACTGGCAGTTTGAGCACCGGCTCCGGTCCAAAGACATACGGGGGTTCCTGACAACCAGCAATTCGACGGGGTCTTTTCTGCTGCTTTGCCTGTTCGGCAGTCTGGGACTGCTGCGGTATGCCTTTTCGCTGCCGGCCCGTCCGGAACGGCTGATTCAGATTCTTCTGTACAGTTCTGCGGTGCTTTGTCTGGGTTACGGGCTGTTTTTGTGCCGAAGCCGCGGGGCCATCACTGCCGGCCTGTCTTGTCTGTTCGGCTGGATAGGGTGTCTTTGGCTGGGCAAACGGCTTTGGGCTTTCCGCGGGCAGCTGCTGACAGCGGCTCTGCTTTGTGCCGCCGCAGCTGTCTGCTGGGCTGTCTGGTACGGAATGCACCACGGTCGGCTGCCGGGCCCCAACGCCCTGCTGGTTCGCTGGCAGTACTGGGTGAGCACGGTTCAGATGATTGCCGAGCATCCCCTGCGGGGCATCGGCGGAGGCAACTTTACAATCTGGTATCCGCTGTACAAAATTCCGGCCGCTCCCGAATTAATCCGGGACCCGCACAACTTTCCGCTTTCTCTGGCGGCCCAATACGGCATTCCCGCCGCCCTCGTGTTTGCTGGCATTCTGATTGTGCCGCTGACCGCCGTGCTCCGGCACGGCCCCTGCCGTCCGGCCCCCTCCGGAACCGGCGGGCCGACTCTTTCGTCGGGGCTGCTCCTGATGGCGGTCTGTGCGGTCGTGCTGCTGATGGTGCGGCCCTGGGTCATCGGTCAAGTCGACGCCGAAGCAGACTCGCTGGTTCGCGGGGCGTATTTTCTGGTGTATTATCTGGCTCCGGCAGGAGTGATGCTTCTGTGCCTGTGGCTGTTCGTTTTGGCCGGACGTGTGCCGACGGATTCGGCGAATCTGCAAAGGGCCCTTCTGCCGGCACTCGGATGGGGGATTTCGGCGGTGCTGATTCACAATCTGATTGATTTTGCCCTCTTTGAAACCGCTGTGCTGACCGCTGGGATGCTCTGTCTGGGGGCGTTTTGGGCTCTGGGGGCGGCTCCTTCTTCGGTTTCCAACCGGAAAATCTCCGTGCGGCTTGCGTGTGTTTTCGGGCCGGCGGCGGTCTTTGCTGTTTGGACTTATGGGGCGGTCTGGCTGCCTCTTCGGGCAGGCCTTCTCCTTCAGCAGGCGCTGCGAACCCCTGCCCAAAGCATCTGCCTGCTGCGAGCGGCCGAAGCAAAAGACCCGCTTTCTCCACAGCCCGCCTGGTATCAGGGCCAAATTCTCTTTCAGCAGGCCGAAAAACGAACCGCTGACAGACAGCCCCTGCTCGAAGAAGCCCGCAAGGCCTTCACCCGCGCCCTGAGCCGCAACCCGATGGACTATCGGCTGATGGAGGCTCTGGGAGATTTGTTCACGGTTTGGGCCGAATCGGAAAACACAGAAGACGTCCGAACCTCTTTTTATCAAACGAGTTATGAATGGACCCTTCAGGCATGGCAGCGTTTCCCGGGCAGCGACCGGCTTGTGTATAAACTGGGGACGCTGTCCGAACGGCTGAACCGGCCTCAGGAAGCCGCCGGCTGGTACACTTTGGCCGTCCAGATTGAAGATGAATACCGCAGACAGTTTCGGCAGATGTACCCGAATGACCCGATTTTCAGCCGGCTGGGAGAAAGCCGCTATCAATATGCCAGAGATTATGCTCTCTCCCATACAGCCGCCCCGGCGCCGCCGGAGTCTCCGCCGTCCAGGCCGTAATCCCTTTAGCCCTGCGATTCGATTTTGGCCAGGATGCTGTCCGGAATATCAAAGTTGGCATACACGTTCTGGACATCATCGTGGTCTTCGAAATCCTCCATCAGCCCCAGAACCTTTCTGGCGGTTTCCTCATCTGTAATCTGCACGTTGGTTTGAGGGACCATGGCAATTTCGGCGGAGTTCAAGGGGATATTTTTTTCCTGCAGGGCTTTTTTGAGGGTCTCAAAAGAAGCGGGCGCACAGGTAATTTCATACAGCCGTCCGGTATTCTGCAAATCGTCGGCTCCGGCGGCCAGTGCCAGCTCCAGCAGCGTATCTTCGGCAATCGCCGAGGTATCGACGGTAATCAGGCCCTTCTTGGAAAACATCCAGCTCACACAGCCGCTGGCCCCCAGCGAGCCGCCCCGCCGTTCGAAGATTTTCTTGATTTCCGGGGCCGTTCGGTTTCGGTTGTCTGTAAGTCCTTCAATCATCACCGCGACACCGCCGGGGGCGTATCCTTCATAGAGCACCTCTTCGTAATGCACGCCGCCCAGCTCGCCGGTTCCTTTTTTGACGGCCTTTTCAATCGTGTCTTTGGGCATGTTGGCGGCTTTGGCCTTGTCAATGGCGTAGCGAAGGGGAAGATTCGCATCGGGATCGCCGCCGCCGTTTTTGGCCGCCACAATAATCATTCTTGCGATTTTGCTCCAGAGTTTGCCGCGTTTGGCGTCATTGGCCGCCTTTTTGTGCTTGATGCCTGCCCAGTGTGAATGTCCTGCCATATGGATTTACCCGCCTTGGAACGTTCGTCGTTTTCTCGGATTAATGAATCACTTTATTGAGCGAATAGGTAATAATTCCGGATGCGCCGGCATGCTTGAGCTGCGGAATGAGCTCCCGCTCGACTTTCTCTTCCACTACAATTTCCACCGCCGCATAGTCGGAATCGGCCAGCGGGGAGATGGTCGGGCTTTTCTCGGCCGGAAGAATCTGCAGAACCGCCGGCAAATCCTTCTTGGCGACGTTCATCTTCATTCCGACGAGGGTCCGGGCATCAATCGCGGCGTTCAGCAGAATCGCCAGGTTTTCGATTTTGCGTCTCTTGAAGGGATCCTTCCAGGCCTGACGGTTGGCGATAAATCGGGTGGTCGAAACCAGCACGGTATCCACAATGCGGAGATTATTCGCCCGCAGAGAGGAGCCCGTCTCCGTCAGTTCGACAATGCCGTTGACCAGCCGGGCCTTGACTTCCGTGGCCCCCCAGCTGAACTCCACTTTTACCCGGATTTTTTTTCGTCGGAAATACCGCTGCGTAACGCCGACCAGCTCCGTGGCAATAATGCCGCCTTCGAGGTCCTCAGGCTTCTGGACAGTCGATTCATTCGGAACCGCCAGAACCCAGCGGGCCGGTGCCGAGGTTGCCTTGCTGTACTCAAGCTGACAGACCTCGTGCACTTTGGAATTGTTTTCCATAATCCAGTCATAGCCGGTGAAGCCGGCGTCCAGGACTCCGGCCTCCACATACCGGCTCATTTCCTGGGCCCGCAGCAGAATCAGCTGAATCTGCGGGTCGTCAATCTGCGGAAAATAGCTTCGGTCCGCTCCGGTGATGGCAAAGCCGGCTTTGGCAAACAAATCAATGGTGGCCGCCTGCAGACTGCCTTTGGGGATTCCCAGCCTGAGAATCTCGCCGGAGGAGGGCTGCGGGGCTTTCTGTGAGGTTGTCTGTCGGTTCTGCTGAGGGTTTTGTCTGCTCATTTTTTCGATGATTCTTTCCGTTTCTTCGTTTTGGTGGTTTTTTTCCCGGATTTTCCTTCCGAATCCGACGCACGGGCTTTTTCCAAAGACGACAGCGTCCCCTCCGCGGCGGCCCGCAACAGTGCATAAAACCGCCAGGCATCCGATGCGGAAATCTGACGCTCCAGAAAGCCGTGAATCTCCTCTTCAGACGATTCCGGACAAATCAGCTGTTCACGAATCAGATACTCTTTCATCTTGTCGGTGAGCGGCACGGCATGTCCGCCCAGCGCAGTCAGAAAACAATAGTCCACGACAAAACGGCTGACCCCCTCTATATCCTCAACGGCCTTGCGGCCCTGCCGTTTGCCCTGGCTTTTCAGCGAAGCCAGACTCAGCCCGTCATAACGGTCGCAAATCTGATTGAGCATGCGGGTCAGACTCTGGGCGGCCGTCTGGGCCTGCGGGCTGTGATCGCCCATCACATCCAGAATCTCCTCGCTGCGGGCGACCCGCAAATCATTCAGGTCCACAAAATGATTCTGAATGCGTTTGTAAATCTTTTTGGTATCCGCCTCGGTATAGAACTGGCTGATATGGCCGACCACAAGCGCTTCAATCGGGTCCTCATAGGACACCGGTTCCAGGGCCGACGACAGGCGCTTCCAGGACTGAAACGCTTTTTTGAGCCGGGCGCTGTATTCCTTGCTGTTTTTCATAAAGAGGGCTCCTCCGAGGGCCAATCGTCTTGGCGGACACTGTCGGCATCCTCCGCCTGCTCCCACTGGCGGCGAAGTTCCTCAATCAGCCGCAGCGTTTCGAGGGTTGTATGAAACTTTCGGTCCATCTCGAAACGAAGATGCGGCACATATCGGCAGACCAGGGCCTCTCCCAGAGCGGCCTGAAACACGCCGGCGGCATGCCGAATGGCCTTCAGGGTCAGCGT
Encoded here:
- a CDS encoding O-antigen ligase family protein, translated to MKNTSTCEKTPFLTVSVFWENAALLLILGVLALRSVFIEVTYYTAPASPFLLLPEPVNSLLISFVLLAVFFVHQVLFFLHPPSGQISIRLTLWIGVFVLLGFFSAASASNKRDAITELTTLAAALLIIPTVSELFRKPDRILLFLWVLTALGITAVYQCREQALSDNEAVLRNYEQNPQKVLEEVGIEPGTLKHWQFEHRLRSKDIRGFLTTSNSTGSFLLLCLFGSLGLLRYAFSLPARPERLIQILLYSSAVLCLGYGLFLCRSRGAITAGLSCLFGWIGCLWLGKRLWAFRGQLLTAALLCAAAAVCWAVWYGMHHGRLPGPNALLVRWQYWVSTVQMIAEHPLRGIGGGNFTIWYPLYKIPAAPELIRDPHNFPLSLAAQYGIPAALVFAGILIVPLTAVLRHGPCRPAPSGTGGPTLSSGLLLMAVCAVVLLMVRPWVIGQVDAEADSLVRGAYFLVYYLAPAGVMLLCLWLFVLAGRVPTDSANLQRALLPALGWGISAVLIHNLIDFALFETAVLTAGMLCLGAFWALGAAPSSVSNRKISVRLACVFGPAAVFAVWTYGAVWLPLRAGLLLQQALRTPAQSICLLRAAEAKDPLSPQPAWYQGQILFQQAEKRTADRQPLLEEARKAFTRALSRNPMDYRLMEALGDLFTVWAESENTEDVRTSFYQTSYEWTLQAWQRFPGSDRLVYKLGTLSERLNRPQEAAGWYTLAVQIEDEYRRQFRQMYPNDPIFSRLGESRYQYARDYALSHTAAPAPPESPPSRP
- a CDS encoding YebC/PmpR family DNA-binding transcriptional regulator, giving the protein MAGHSHWAGIKHKKAANDAKRGKLWSKIARMIIVAAKNGGGDPDANLPLRYAIDKAKAANMPKDTIEKAVKKGTGELGGVHYEEVLYEGYAPGGVAVMIEGLTDNRNRTAPEIKKIFERRGGSLGASGCVSWMFSKKGLITVDTSAIAEDTLLELALAAGADDLQNTGRLYEITCAPASFETLKKALQEKNIPLNSAEIAMVPQTNVQITDEETARKVLGLMEDFEDHDDVQNVYANFDIPDSILAKIESQG
- the hisG gene encoding ATP phosphoribosyltransferase, which gives rise to MSRQNPQQNRQTTSQKAPQPSSGEILRLGIPKGSLQAATIDLFAKAGFAITGADRSYFPQIDDPQIQLILLRAQEMSRYVEAGVLDAGFTGYDWIMENNSKVHEVCQLEYSKATSAPARWVLAVPNESTVQKPEDLEGGIIATELVGVTQRYFRRKKIRVKVEFSWGATEVKARLVNGIVELTETGSSLRANNLRIVDTVLVSTTRFIANRQAWKDPFKRRKIENLAILLNAAIDARTLVGMKMNVAKKDLPAVLQILPAEKSPTISPLADSDYAAVEIVVEEKVERELIPQLKHAGASGIITYSLNKVIH
- the rbfA gene encoding 30S ribosome-binding factor RbfA → MASRRLERIAGVIRESVSTTILTRLSDPRIRGLVTVTQVQVTPDLRQATVFLSVSGVDEAAQTLTLKAIRHAAGVFQAALGEALVCRYVPHLRFEMDRKFHTTLETLRLIEELRRQWEQAEDADSVRQDDWPSEEPSL